The sequence GGTTTTTGGTTTTCTACATTTGCAATTATCAGATTCAAGATGGAGACAATAATAAATGCGTTGAACATTTATTCCATTGTTTTTAAATGTCTCTTCCATATGCTTATCAATTTCTTTAAGATTCTCCAATTTAACTTCCCCCTTTGGAACTCCTTGCTGGTTGCTTACAATAAAGAGAAGATAGCCGCATTGATAAAGCATCCTCATTGCTCGCAACGACCCTGGAATAAAGTAGAACTCATCTCGGCTTTTTACATATCCTTCCCTATTCTCGTTTATGACACCATCCCTGTCAAGAAAAACAGCAACTCTTTTTTTTACTCTCACTCAGAGGTCACCCTCAACAATTTCGCATATTACATGCCCTATAAATATATGCATTTCTTGAATTCTTTGTGTGTCAGTTGACGGGACATGTATGCACAGATCGCAGATTGTATCCATCTTTCCTTTCCTCTGACCAGTGAGACCTATACAAAAGCACCCGATTTCCTTTGCCTTTTCCAGACCTAAAATAACATTTTGTGACTCCCCTGACGTTGAGATTCCTATAACTACATCTCCTTTTTTTGCCAGCCCTTCGAGTTGGCGAGAAAAGACATTGTCGTATCCAAAATCATTGGCAATAGCTGTAAGCGACGGAACATTTGACACAAGAGCCATAGCCGGAAGAGCATGTCTATTTTTGGTAAATCTCCCTACAAATTCGGCTGCGATATGTTGAGCGTCGGAAGCACTTCCTCCATTTCCAAATAAAAAAACCCTCCCGCCTTTTTTTATACGTTCTGATATTCTTTTTCCAGCTTCCATCACAACGTCAGAAAGTCCGTTGCTTTCTTGGCGGACAACAATACTCTCCCGAAGCCTTTTTAGGTATAGGGTGTCTAAGTCTCCCATGTTTCCAATCCCCCAAAGTCAAACCTTATCCATTTCGGCTCCAATCCAAGCCCCTTTAGTCTTTCTGCTACTTTATGCTCTTTGTTTGGTTCGCAATAAAAAAACATAAACCCTCCTCCACCAGCACCGGAGATTTTCCCTCCAAGTGCACCAGCCTTCTTCGCTTCTTCATATATCTTATCCACTCTCCTGTTCGTTATAAGCGGACTAAACATCTTTTTTATTTTCCAGCTCTCATCAAGAAGTTTTCCAAATTCGTTTAAATCCCCTTTCTCAAGAACCTTTCTCATTTCAAGTGCAGTTTCCTTTGCTTTATCCAGCGCCCATACCGTCTCACTTTTTCCATCCGAGTATCTCTTTATTTGGTCAGCTATTATATCTCCAGAAGACTTTCTTTTAGCTACATAAACCATAACAAGACTTTTCTCGAGTTCAAAAACATGCGCTCGGCTTATTCTCACCTTATTTACTCTTACTCTTCCTTCTCCAAATTCAAGAAAATTTATTCCCCCAAAAGCTGAAGCGTACTGATCTTGCCTCCCTCCAAAATTTCCAAGCTCTTCCCTTTCTAACTTTACAGCAAGTTCTGCGATCTCCTGCCTGCTTAATTCGACCCCATTCATACTGTTGAAAAGGCCTATAAGGGCAACAAACGCGCTTGCTGAACTACCAAGACCTGACTTCGGAGGAACATCGCTTCTAATGTATAACTCGACGCCCCTTTTCCCTCTATTCATTTTTCTTATTACTGCATTTACAAGCTCCATTCTGCCATCCATTGCCATTTCATTCTTGTCAGGATGAAAAAGAAGAAGCTCTTGAGCGTATTCCCCATCTTCAATTACAATCCTTTCATCCGTTCTAAAAGAACCCGCGGCGTAATTATACCTACTTATAGCTGCGTTTATTACACACCCGCCTTTCTCTTCAGCGTAGGGAGAAACGTCAGTTCCTCCACCACCAAAACTTATTCTGACAGGTGCTCTACTTCTATAAGCAATCACGCAGTTCACCGCTATGTCTTAACTGTTTTTTTCCAATCATCCAAAAACCTGGTTATTCCGTCGTCAGTCATCTTGTGCATGAATAGTTTTTCGAATACTTCGGGAGGGACAGTGCAAGCGTCGGCTCCTAACAGCGCTGCTTCTACCACGTGCATAGGATGTCTCACGCTTGCCACAAGGACTTGTGTCTCAAAATCGTAGTTTGAATAAATTCCCAATATTTCCTCAACAACCCTCATTCCGCTTTCACCCATGTCATCCAGTCTTCCAACAAATGGGCTTACGTAAGTAGCACCAGCCTTTGCTGCTATAAGCGCCTGGGCTGCAGAAAACACAAGAGTCACATTTGTGTCTATCCCTTCACTTTGCAGCTTTTTGACAGCTTTCATCCCTTCAAGGCTCATCGGAACCTTTACCACTACGTTTTTTGCCCACGAGGCAAATAATCTTCCTTCTTTGACTATCTCCTCACTCTTCATCCCAATACCCTCTACACTAACCGGCCCCTTTACGATGGAGCAAATCTCCTTAACTGCCTTTTCGTGCTCAACACCTGCCTTTGCAATCAGCGTCGGGTTTGTTGTAATTCCATCTACCAAACCACTGTTGGCAAGTTTTCTTATTTTTTCTATATCAGCAGTATCTAGAAATATCCTCATACGCTACACACCTCCCTACATTCCTTCTTTTTCTGACAAACCAGCTTTACGACGCGCTCTTCATGCCTTCTTTTTTCTTAATCAAACTCTTATAAACTTTGATATATTCTTTTGCAATGTGTTGCCACGAATACTTCTCCTCTGCTTTCTTTCTGTTTTCTTTTCCAATGCGCAAGCGAAGGTTTTCATCTAGAAGAAGCGTTTCTATTCCCTCTACCATCTCCTCTGGAGTTGAGAAAAGAATCGCATTCTTTCCATGCTCTAACAGCTCCTCTATCCAAGAAAGCTTTGTTGCTACAATAGGCTTTCCTGCACCCATATATTCTAATATTTTTATCGGGCAGAACCCGTACGGCTCAGCTGGGTTTAATGCTTCATGAAAAGGAGCAAGGCAAATATCTGCCATTCCCAGATACAGCGGCAGTTCTTTGTCAGCGATTCTTCCGGCAAAAATTACGTTTGACGGAGCTTTGCTCTTAATCCTTTCAATGTAGTCTATATATTTTTCAATTCCTCCAACAATCACAAACCTTGCCTCAGGAAATTCCTTTTCAATCCTCGTGGCAGAATAGACTATGCTATCAAGGCCATGTCTCGGGCCAAGGCCTCCCACAATCTCAATTACGGGTCCTGTGATATCAAGCGATTTTTTTAGCTTCTCAACAGCTCTCTTGCTACTCATACCAAATCTTTTGACATCCACACCGTTTGGGATAACATAAAAGTTCTTTTTTATTCCATGCCTTTCTAATGCCTTTTTGGTAACTTCTGATACACAACATATTGCATCGGCTCTTGAGAGAAAGAACTTTGCCCACAATATTCTGGGGTAGTACTGCACTGCCGGCTTCACTGCGTCTGTAAGTATTCCTCCCCTCCTCTCAAATGAGAATGGATTAAAATTTATTTCAGCAACAAGCGGAACACCGGCTTTCTTTGCTGCAAAAGTTGAAAAGCCGCTCCCTGGGTCCATTCTCTTGTGGATTACATCTATCCCCTCTTTCTTGCAGATTTCAACTATCTTCCAAATGGTATTATATGAAAGGAGGGGTCTGGGGAATTTCGTATTAACTGGATGCACCTTTGCGCCTCCGATGCTTTTTTCTGTGCTATCCGCAATGATATGTACCTCAACTCCAGCTTCGGTTAGAGCCTTTGCAAATTCCATGTGATGAGCTGCAGCTCCTTCAAAACCAGGTATCTTAACCCATTGGGCTACAATAAGAACCTTCATAATAGACTTAATTCAAAAAGATCAAATTTAAACCATTATCCTACAAATAAATCGGCATCTAAGGTGCTATTAATGGCCAAATATTTTGGGACTAATGGCATACGTGGTCTTTACGACTTTCTGACTCCACATTTTGCGCTAAAGGCAGCTTTTGCTTTCTCACAGTGGACCAAAGAAAAAATCAGCAGTAGAGCAAAAAAAGTCAGGATTGGTATAGGGAGAGACATGCGCATTACTTCTCCATCTCTTCACTCCGCTTGCATAGCAGGTATTCTTGCTTCAGGTTCAGATGCAATCAACATGGGCTTAGTTTCCTCTCCAACAGCAGAATTAATGATTAAACGCCTCAATTTGTCCGGTCTAATAATAGTGACTGCTTCTCACAATCCGGCAGAATGGAATGCACTCAAATTTGTTGATTGGAACGGAGTAGCAATCTCAAAAGAGCGCGGAGCTGAAATAGAATATTTGATAGACAAATACAACACGATTCCGGCTACTCCCCAATCTGGAAAAATGTTCGACTACAAAGCTGCAACAGAGCAGCACATCTCCCTTGCCTTGAAGAAAATAAACACTAAGTCTATACAAAAACGAACTCCTCACATAATAGTTGATTGTGGAAACGGTACTGCCGCCTTAATTGCACCACGGCTTTTTACTCTCCTTGGTTGCCAAGTACACACTATAAATGGAAAAATTGATGGGACCTTTCCAGGACGCCAATCCGAGCCGACCCAAGAAAACATTCGAGGCCTCCTTTTAGAGGTAAAAGAAAAGAAGGCAGATATTGGAATTGCATATGATGGAGATGCTGACAGAGTGATATTTGTAGATGAGAAGGGAATTTTTGTATCAGGTGACATGAGCTTTGCTCTTTCCGCAAGGCTTGCTTTGGAACAGAGCAGCTCAAAATCTAGTAAGGTTGTAGTTACGACAGTGGCTACAACCAACGCAGTCCGTGATATCTGCGTACAATATGGAGCCAAGCTCCACTACACCAAAGTTGGAGCGCCGTATCTTTCAGAAGAGACGTATAAGACAGCCGCCATTTCCGCAGGAGAGGAAGTTGGCGGCATCATCTGGCCATCATTCTCATTAGCAAAAGATGGAATTTTTGCTGCAGCAAAAATAATAGAGGCTATATGTGAGAAGGAGACTACCCTTTCAGCACTTCTAAAACAGATTCCGATATATTATAGCTCAAAAACAAAAGTGCCCTGCAAGCCAGGAATAAACAAAACAAAAGTTATAGAAGAGATTGCTACGTACTTTCAGCTTCAACATTTCACTCCCAACACCCTCGATGGAGTTCGAATTGATTATAAAGATTCTTGGTCAATTATAAGGGCCTCTGGAACCGAAAACTATTTTCGCGTGTTTGCAGAGGCAAAAAGCCAAAAAGAAGCAGATGAACTGATGGAAAGACACAAGAAATTACTTCAGGAATTAATCAACAAGTGAGTGGCGATTATATGAAAATAGCACTTGGTTTCGGCACAAGGGCCTGCTCAATAAAGATGGCTCCTCTTATTCGAGAATCTCAAAAAAGGGGACACGAAACATTAATCCTTTACACCGGACAACATTACTCACCAAACCTCTACGAAGATCTTTTTGATGATTTGGAAATACCGCGACCGACTCTGGATATAATGGCAAGGGGTGAACCAGAAGAGCTTGGAGCAAAAATAATCCCTTCAACCGTTAGTTTTTGCAGGAGATACAAACCAGATGTCCTTCTTACTCATGGCGACACATTTAGTGCAATGTACCTCTCCATAGGAGCGGCATTAGCTCTAACTCCTGTTGGTCACGTAGAAGCTGGCTTGAGAACTTACTCCTGGGAACCATATCCCGAGCAAATATGTACAAAAACAGCAGACGCCTGCTCTTCGCTTTTTTTTGCTCCAACCGAAAAAAATAGGCAAGACCTACTTTCAGAGCATCAGCCTGATGAGAGAATTTTTGTTGTTGGGAATACTGTAGTTGATGCCGCACTTCAACATTCAGAGCTAGCAATGAAAAAGAGCAGGATTGTTGAGAAGTTCAAGCCAAAGCATCCGTTTGTTTTTTGGTCATGCCACCGAAAAGAAAATTTGCTTCACGAGCAGCGGATGAGGGGAATCTTTGAATCAATTTTAGAGCTTACTGATGTGCATTTTTTTTGCTCAGTCCTTCCAAGCACGCAGATAGCAGCAGAAAAATGGGGCTATGCAAAGAAGCTTGAAACGGCTTCCCATATATTTTGGGAACCTTGCTTGCCAAAGTATACTGACTCGCTTCGCCTAATGCTGGAGTCAGACCTTATACTAACTGACTCTGGAGGAATGCAGGAAGAAGCCGCCTCCCTACACATACCTTGTCTAACGTTGAGGTATGTTACTGATCGCCCAGAGTCCGTCCAAGCAGGCGCCAACAAATGCATCGGCTGTGAAAAAAAAACCATAAAAGAAGAGGTTAAAAACGTGCTTAAAAACAAGGAAATCGCTGACAGGATGCGCTCCGCCAAGAATCCATATGGAGACGGAAAAAGTAGCGAAAGAATAATAAGAATCATTGAGCAATTTGAAGGCAGGATGGATAGATGGGAAAGCAAAATTGTGAACCAGAGCTGATGTCTTATGAAAAAAGCTTTTGTTTTGTGTGGAGGAAAAGGAACACGCCTTCGCCCTCTTACTTACGCAGTACCAAAGCCGATGCTTCCTGTTGGAAGAAAACCAATTCTTGAGTTCGTGCTTGCAAACCTCAAGCGAAACGGCTTTAATGATGTTACTCTTGCTGTCGGATACCTCAAAGAGCATATAAAAAATTATTTTGGGGATGGCTCGAAGTTCGGCGTCAGAATAGACTATCTGGAAGAGGCGAGCGAATCGGGCACTGCAGGCTGTATCCTGCCGGCAAAAAGCAAGATAAAGGATACCTTTTTAGTCGTTATGGGGGACCACCTTACAAATGCAAATCTTCGTGAGTTATATGAACACCACAGGAAGAACAATCCTCTTGCAACCATAGGTCTAAAGCGCCAAGGGATGCCACTTGAATACGGCATTGCAAAAGTAAATGAAACGAACAACCAGATCCTATCCTTTGAAGAAAAACCTATACTAGAGAATCTTGTTAATGCAGGCATCTATGTATTTGAGCCAGAGATATTTGACTATATCTCTCAAGGTTCTGACTTTGCTCGTGACGTTTTTCCTCTACTCTTAAAAAAGAAAAAGAAGCTCTTAGCCTACATTTTTGATGATTACTGGATGGATATAGGAAGAATGGAAGACTATGAAAGCGTCCACCGAATAATGAGCATCCTTGAAATAACCAAAGAATAAAAAACGAAAAACGTTGAGCCTTCGTGCTATCAAAAGCTTTAAATACCTCCAATAATAGAAATTATACCCTCCATAATAAAAGTTATATATAATCAATTAGTGTGTATTATATGCAAGTCTACAGATTCGTTAAACCTGATAGAAAACTCCAGCTCGAGCAAGCGCATAAAGAGCAAAAATTATTTGAAAAGCAACTTTCTGTTAAGCTATCACACGTCGAAACAGCTGTGAGCTCCTACGACGATCTCTCCATTATTCTAAAAAAAATTGAGCTAATCCTCCCACATGTGATAATCCCATTGTTTAGCTCCCTCGAAGAAGTTGGAAAAAATCCATCTAAGCGCACTATATCAGATTTACTTGCAATTCTTAAGTCTACTAAAGAAGAAAGAAAAGTACTGTATGGACTCCTAAATGAACTTAATACTACCTTTAGTAATCTCAGAATTTCCATAAAAAAACTTAATCAAACCGACTTCAACTGGGTTTCAAACGGCATCTTAGAAGAACTCCCTTCAGATTTAGAGATCAAAATAAAAGAAATATACCGTCTAAGCGGCTTTGTAGAGACAATTGGCTCTTTATCAAACACCACTTCAAAAGTTCTTTCTACCTTTGACTCTCCTTTACCGCCAAACGAGATAAAAAGCATCAGAAAAAAATTAAACAATGATATGCTGAATCTCTCTAAATACAGTTCGATGCTTTCGCATATTATAAATTATTCATTGAAAGGTCTAATTCAAGAAACTCTAAACGGCAATTATCAATTTTCACGATTTTTTATATCCGAATTTGAAAAAAAATATGAATGGTTATACTCTGACCCAAGAATTCAGAATTTAATCTCTGAATACGAGAGAAGTAATGTAATAATTTATATGGACCTTGTATCAACACTTCTTGAGATAACAAAAGAACAATTCCTTAAAGAGAACTGGAAAAAACTCCTCTCCAAATTAGCTACCTCTA is a genomic window of Candidatus Anstonellales archaeon containing:
- the glmM gene encoding phosphoglucosamine mutase, translating into MAKYFGTNGIRGLYDFLTPHFALKAAFAFSQWTKEKISSRAKKVRIGIGRDMRITSPSLHSACIAGILASGSDAINMGLVSSPTAELMIKRLNLSGLIIVTASHNPAEWNALKFVDWNGVAISKERGAEIEYLIDKYNTIPATPQSGKMFDYKAATEQHISLALKKINTKSIQKRTPHIIVDCGNGTAALIAPRLFTLLGCQVHTINGKIDGTFPGRQSEPTQENIRGLLLEVKEKKADIGIAYDGDADRVIFVDEKGIFVSGDMSFALSARLALEQSSSKSSKVVVTTVATTNAVRDICVQYGAKLHYTKVGAPYLSEETYKTAAISAGEEVGGIIWPSFSLAKDGIFAAAKIIEAICEKETTLSALLKQIPIYYSSKTKVPCKPGINKTKVIEEIATYFQLQHFTPNTLDGVRIDYKDSWSIIRASGTENYFRVFAEAKSQKEADELMERHKKLLQELINK
- a CDS encoding D-sedoheptulose 7-phosphate isomerase, which gives rise to MGDLDTLYLKRLRESIVVRQESNGLSDVVMEAGKRISERIKKGGRVFLFGNGGSASDAQHIAAEFVGRFTKNRHALPAMALVSNVPSLTAIANDFGYDNVFSRQLEGLAKKGDVVIGISTSGESQNVILGLEKAKEIGCFCIGLTGQRKGKMDTICDLCIHVPSTDTQRIQEMHIFIGHVICEIVEGDL
- a CDS encoding glycosyltransferase family 4 protein; the encoded protein is MKVLIVAQWVKIPGFEGAAAHHMEFAKALTEAGVEVHIIADSTEKSIGGAKVHPVNTKFPRPLLSYNTIWKIVEICKKEGIDVIHKRMDPGSGFSTFAAKKAGVPLVAEINFNPFSFERRGGILTDAVKPAVQYYPRILWAKFFLSRADAICCVSEVTKKALERHGIKKNFYVIPNGVDVKRFGMSSKRAVEKLKKSLDITGPVIEIVGGLGPRHGLDSIVYSATRIEKEFPEARFVIVGGIEKYIDYIERIKSKAPSNVIFAGRIADKELPLYLGMADICLAPFHEALNPAEPYGFCPIKILEYMGAGKPIVATKLSWIEELLEHGKNAILFSTPEEMVEGIETLLLDENLRLRIGKENRKKAEEKYSWQHIAKEYIKVYKSLIKKKEGMKSAS
- a CDS encoding nucleotidyltransferase family protein — translated: MKKAFVLCGGKGTRLRPLTYAVPKPMLPVGRKPILEFVLANLKRNGFNDVTLAVGYLKEHIKNYFGDGSKFGVRIDYLEEASESGTAGCILPAKSKIKDTFLVVMGDHLTNANLRELYEHHRKNNPLATIGLKRQGMPLEYGIAKVNETNNQILSFEEKPILENLVNAGIYVFEPEIFDYISQGSDFARDVFPLLLKKKKKLLAYIFDDYWMDIGRMEDYESVHRIMSILEITKE
- the fsa gene encoding fructose-6-phosphate aldolase gives rise to the protein MRIFLDTADIEKIRKLANSGLVDGITTNPTLIAKAGVEHEKAVKEICSIVKGPVSVEGIGMKSEEIVKEGRLFASWAKNVVVKVPMSLEGMKAVKKLQSEGIDTNVTLVFSAAQALIAAKAGATYVSPFVGRLDDMGESGMRVVEEILGIYSNYDFETQVLVASVRHPMHVVEAALLGADACTVPPEVFEKLFMHKMTDDGITRFLDDWKKTVKT
- the wecB gene encoding UDP-N-acetylglucosamine 2-epimerase (non-hydrolyzing): MKIALGFGTRACSIKMAPLIRESQKRGHETLILYTGQHYSPNLYEDLFDDLEIPRPTLDIMARGEPEELGAKIIPSTVSFCRRYKPDVLLTHGDTFSAMYLSIGAALALTPVGHVEAGLRTYSWEPYPEQICTKTADACSSLFFAPTEKNRQDLLSEHQPDERIFVVGNTVVDAALQHSELAMKKSRIVEKFKPKHPFVFWSCHRKENLLHEQRMRGIFESILELTDVHFFCSVLPSTQIAAEKWGYAKKLETASHIFWEPCLPKYTDSLRLMLESDLILTDSGGMQEEAASLHIPCLTLRYVTDRPESVQAGANKCIGCEKKTIKEEVKNVLKNKEIADRMRSAKNPYGDGKSSERIIRIIEQFEGRMDRWESKIVNQS
- a CDS encoding HAD family hydrolase gives rise to the protein MRVKKRVAVFLDRDGVINENREGYVKSRDEFYFIPGSLRAMRMLYQCGYLLFIVSNQQGVPKGEVKLENLKEIDKHMEETFKNNGINVQRIYYCLHLESDNCKCRKPKTHFILDAAREFDIDLKHSYVIGDSTKDIKMGRDAGCITVLVRTGLGGRDGAYKIKPHMEASSLLEAAKKITGRN